A single Microbacterium protaetiae DNA region contains:
- a CDS encoding GntR family transcriptional regulator, with protein MIEDGRALFLQIAESVEDAIIDGGLAEEAQAPSTNELAAFHRINPATAAKGVNMLVDKGVLYKRRGIGMFVAPGARRLLLDERRTAFADRYVDPLLAEAAKIGLDADDLRALIRERAAAHTTTTGGRTL; from the coding sequence GTGATCGAGGACGGCAGGGCACTCTTCTTGCAGATCGCGGAGAGTGTCGAAGACGCCATCATCGACGGCGGCCTGGCCGAAGAGGCCCAGGCTCCGTCGACGAATGAACTCGCCGCGTTCCATCGCATCAACCCCGCCACTGCCGCGAAGGGAGTGAACATGCTCGTCGACAAGGGCGTGTTGTACAAGCGCCGCGGAATCGGCATGTTCGTCGCCCCGGGCGCGCGCCGGCTGCTGCTCGACGAGCGGCGCACGGCGTTCGCCGATCGCTATGTCGACCCGCTGCTGGCCGAAGCGGCCAAGATCGGGCTCGACGCCGATGACTTGCGGGCGCTCATCCGTGAACGCGCCGCCGCCCACACCACCACCACCGGAGGGAGAACGCTGTGA
- a CDS encoding ABC transporter ATP-binding protein codes for MTSVIEVEHLTKRYGDTVAVDDVGFTVEKDVIYGLLGRNGAGKTTVMSILTAQNFATTGDVRVFGEHPYENARVLPRMCFVRESQRYPDDAKPPHAFATARLFFPNWNQELCDQLVAEFQLPMNRRIKKLSRGQLSAVGVIIGVASRAEITFFDEPYLGLDAVARQIFYDRLLADYAEYPRTIVLSSHLIDEVANLIERVLVIDQGRIVMDETTDEVRGRAATIVGEAAAVEDFVAGREVIHRESLGRVTSVTVLGPLDDGDRRRLAASGLDATPVSLQQLIVRMTQHAAETRREEGVLR; via the coding sequence GTGACCAGCGTCATCGAGGTGGAACACCTCACCAAGCGATACGGCGACACCGTCGCCGTCGACGACGTCGGCTTCACCGTCGAGAAGGACGTCATCTATGGGCTGCTGGGCCGCAACGGCGCCGGCAAGACCACCGTCATGTCGATCCTGACCGCGCAGAATTTCGCCACGACGGGCGATGTGCGCGTGTTCGGCGAGCACCCATACGAGAACGCCCGCGTGCTGCCGCGCATGTGCTTCGTGCGTGAGAGTCAGCGCTACCCCGACGACGCGAAGCCGCCGCACGCTTTCGCCACGGCACGCCTGTTCTTTCCGAACTGGAACCAAGAGCTGTGCGACCAGCTCGTCGCCGAGTTTCAACTGCCCATGAACCGCCGCATCAAGAAGCTCTCACGCGGACAGCTGTCGGCCGTGGGGGTGATCATCGGAGTCGCATCGCGTGCTGAGATCACGTTCTTCGACGAGCCGTATCTGGGGTTGGATGCCGTGGCCCGGCAGATCTTCTACGATCGCCTGCTCGCCGATTATGCCGAATACCCGCGGACGATAGTGCTCTCCAGCCACCTCATCGACGAAGTCGCGAACCTCATCGAGCGGGTACTGGTGATCGACCAGGGCCGCATCGTGATGGACGAGACCACCGACGAGGTGCGCGGGCGCGCCGCGACGATCGTCGGCGAGGCCGCGGCCGTCGAGGACTTCGTCGCCGGCCGTGAGGTGATCCACCGTGAGTCACTCGGTCGTGTCACCTCGGTCACTGTGTTGGGCCCGCTTGACGACGGCGACCGTCGCCGACTCGCGGCATCCGGTCTCGACGCCACCCCGGTCTCGCTCCAGCAGCTGATCGTGCGAATGACGCAGCACGCGGCCGAAACGCGCCGCGAGGAAGGAGTACTGCGATGA